One window from the genome of Nicotiana sylvestris chromosome 9, ASM39365v2, whole genome shotgun sequence encodes:
- the LOC104243356 gene encoding E3 ubiquitin-protein ligase UPL5-like, whose protein sequence is MTYHTQFKRQFDDYAAEAGAALPPAARVRKDEALPSSSPPSTRLQFFVRLFSGVNKTLVLQADSTDTVLSVHRKIESITGIRTMTKSFGVPGIDQRLIYKGKQLQLEQTLAVCDVQQDASLQLVGRMRSTRHPLTWKLMSELIALISNSTEGRLIKKMLSKILTMTPKDETKSEEYLRIFIYSSVPAHLVKLYVSPSNSEFNNKDTADECIREFIKLCKKLLSDSIYAQCVHIVLEFCKLLRGAAGVDDALYGFCRSSLADIMDWYDADAMDVLPLQDSFPLVRELAARLSRTLELSMGSAEFVGLSCSDVHEFIEFMHPVRSALLCQKAFDCPFTFPLTEKGNSEAGSKRFVMHNYKEKIEGLHHIFCDLLDKLELCLEKLETRLGLKEKEKDEPNVLCWSQYLVILEALHRISKMYKGLEEGFWKRMRQRRVPLCFLIVKLSKRSRDYQWILENKEIVNFEIRRDFAMMMLREGSGKNEELYEMLIDRSHLLEESFEYIRHAGPRVLGRNLFLKFKNEEATGPGVVREWFYLVIQAIFNPQNALFVSCPKDCRRFFPNPASKVDPLHLEYFVFAGRMIALALLHKIQISIAFDRVFFLLLAGACDVGLFYFKLAGKNISLEDIKDADPYLYSSCKKILEMDPEMVDQDALGLTFVCEIEELGSRKVVELCPNGQDTVVNSENRNKYVNLLIQHRFVTSIAPQVTHFARGFADVITHPWLRRSFFRILDPEDLDSILHGSKSDISVEDWRAHTNYKGYKESDPQISWFWKIVSGMSAEQRKVLLFFWTSIKSLPVEGFGGLASKLYIYKTTDSYDCLPSSHTCFYQLCFPPYPSKDVMQKRLHIITQDHVGCSFGTM, encoded by the exons ATGACGTATCACACTCAGTTCAAACGCCAGTTTGATGATTATGCCGCCGAAGCCGGCGCCGCCTTACCTCCCGCCGCCAGAGTGCGGAAAGACGAAGCTCTCCCTTCCTCCTCTCCTCCGTCAACTCGCCTTCAGTTCTTCGTCCGTTTATTTTCCGGTGTCAACAAAACCCTAGTCCTTCAAGCCGATTCCACCGACACAGTTTTATCAGTTCACAGAAAAATCGAGTCGATCACCGGAATCCGAACAATGACGAAGTCCTTCGGAGTACCAGGAATCGATCAACGGTTAATCTACAAGGGGAAGCAGCTTCAGTTGGAGCAAACCCTAGCGGTGTGTGATGTACAACAGGACGCGAGCTTACAACTCGTCGGGCGAATGCGAAGCACGCGCCACCCGCTGACGTGGAAGCTGATGAGTGAATTAATTGCACTCATTTCTAATAGTACCGAAGGCCGTCTAATTAAGAAGATGCTTAGCAAAATTCTCACAATGACTCCAAAGGATGAAACTAAATCTGAGGAATATCTTCGAATATTTATCTACTCATCTGTGCCTGCGCATTTGGTAAAGCTTTATGTCTCTCCTTCTAATTCTGAGTTTAATAACAAAGACACAGCTGATGAATGCATTCGTGAATTCATAAAATTGTGTAAGAAACTTTTGTCGGATAGCATATATGCGCAATGTGTTCATATAGTGTTAGAGTTTTGTAAGCTTCTGAGAGGTGCTGCTGGTGTTGATGATGCTTTGTATGGCTTTTGTCGGAGTAGTTTAGCGGATATAATGGATTGGTATGACGCGGATGCTATGGATGTGTTACCATTGCAggattcttttcctttagtcCGTGAGTTAGCAGCTAGGTTATCGCGTACTTTAGAATTGAGCATGGGCTCAGCCGAGTTTGTGGGGTTATCATGTAGCGATGTGCATGAGTTTATTGAGTTCATGCATCCGGTAAGGAGTGCATTACTGTGTCAAAAAGCATTTGATTGTCCGTTCACTTTCCCTTTAACGGAGAAAGGTAATAGTGAAGCAGGAAGTAAAAGATTTGTGATGCACAATTACAAAGAAAAGATTGAAGGTTTGCATCATATTTTCTGTGATTTGCTGGACAAATTGGAGCTGTGTTTAGAGAAACTAGAAACACGACTGGGtttgaaagagaaagaaaaagatgaGCCTAATGTACTATGTTGGTCTCAGTATCTTGTAATTCTAGAGGCATTACATAGGATTTCAAAAATGTATAAGGGTTTGGAGGAAGGCTTTTGGAAGAGGATGAGGCAAAGAAGAGTTCCATTGTGCTTTCTCATAGTTAAACTCTCAAAAAGGTCTAGAGATTATCAGTGGATTCTTGAGAACAAGGAGATCGTCAATTTTGAGATAAGGCGGGATTTCGCCATGATGATGTTGCGTGAAGGGAGTGGCAAGAACGAGGAACTATATGAGATGCTCATTGACAGGTCCCATTTGTTGGAAGAATCATTTGAGTACATTAGACATGCAGGTCCTAGAGTGCTGGGCCgcaatttatttttgaaattcaAGAATGAAGAAGCTACTGGACCTGGTGTGGTGAGGGAGTGGTTTTACTTGGTAATTCAAGCCATTTTCAACCCTCAGAATGCTCTCTTTGTTTCTTGCCCGAAAGACTGTAGAAGGTTTTTCCCAAATCCAG CATCTAAGGTGGACCCACTGCACCTTGAGTATTTTGTCTTCGCTGGCAGGATGATTGCATTGGCCTTATTGCATAAAATACAAATCAGCATTGCGTTTGATCGTGTGTTCTTTTTGCTACTAGCTGGAGCCTGTGATGTTGGTTTATTCTATTTCAAATTAGCTGGAAAGAATATTTCATTGGAAGACATTAAGGATGCAGATCCATACTTGTACAGTAGCTGCAAGAAGATACTGGAGATGGATCCGGAGATGGTGGATCAAGATGCTCTAGGCCTGACATTTGTTTGTGAAATTGAAGAATTGGGGTCCAGGAAAGTGGTTGAGCTTTGCCCCAATGGGCAAGATACCGTAGTGAACAGTGAGAACAGGAATAAATATGTTAATCTTCTTATCCAACACCGCTTTGTCACTTCAATTGCTCCGCAGGTAACCCATTTTGCTCGAGGTTTTGCGGACGTAATTACTCACCCATGGCTCCGAAGATCCTTTTTCCGGATCTTAGATCCTGAAGATCTTGACTCGATTCTTCATGGGAGCAAAAGTGATATTTCTGTAGAAGACTGGAGAGCACATACCAATTACAAAGGCTACAAAGAAAGTGATCCTCAAATATCCTGGTTCTGGAAG ATAGTTAGTGGTATGTCTGCGGAGCAGAGAAAGGTGCTTCTCTTCTTCTGGACTTCAATTAAGTCTCTGCCTGTAGAGGGTTTTGGTGGTTTGGCTTCTAAACTATACATCTACAAAACCACGGACTCTTATGATTGCTTGCCTTCCTCGCACACATGCTTCTACCAACTATGTTTTCCTCCTTATCCGTCCAAGGACGTCATGCAAAAGCGACTTCACATAATCACCCAGGATCATGTTGGTTGCAGCTTTGGTACCATGTGA